The sequence atcatgctgatttctctTAACGGTAGACGAGTCTGTTAATATATACATACCTTGGTgacatttacaaacattttcGTGACCGTTTGAATATGTTTCTGAAAACAAGACATAATATCTGTgagatttaatttaaaagcaatacAAATTGTGTTAAATCTCAAATCAAAATCATTCAAATTACCATTTATAGGAACTAGCTTATATTTGAATAAgctttaaagcggcatgcctccagatcattcaacaacaaaaaaatatttaatttagatacatcttgaaataaatgctatatttcttaagaaggctttaaaaacacttaattactgacaaactgtatgttacggaaacatatgataatttgctgtttttactactttttacgatgaaaatcgaaaagcgtttgtcacacttttactccaggtaaactgtctcgaacttttactccaggtaaactgtctcgattaaatatatctatattttgaagtcatcattcactacttcagctatagtgttattggttacgacgacggaaaaatgtttttattgccgcggcgatccagggttcgatttccgacgcggtcatctttttttctttatttatttcgaATTCTTAaagtattttagaaacaaaaattcatattctaatgttcataatatgaccaaaacttcaatttgaaagaaagatgatttttagccaaatctagaggcatgctgctttaatttACGCCCAGCCAtttacaacagtatttaagttatgcattcctatatattatattttggtTTTACATGCAATAAACTGCCTGAATCTAAAGGTTTCCTTTTTAGTAGTGAGAATTAAATGAGAAAGGCTCTTGTGGATTGGACTatatactcccgctttcatagccttgagtattgtataatcaccccttggatatggtgcttgctttttaattttgtcttttgacagttcctgtgatacgcaagctccataacctcagatcccctatctaaattccagtttgtttagttctgcccattgttttctcgtttggtgcaaatactttatctggggaccaaacgccgctcttcatggaattacacgcctcaacacgtgtatcattgaaggttccatgttcaccgccgtttgaatacatctgcggatgtctcaaaattgcttttttgtacttttaacatgtgtaaaagttgagttctgctcaacccggggctagagggcgtggacggtagcatgcatttccactaccgtctatgaacaggctcaatcaaaccgagcctgcaacattttcgtttttgtcgtattgggcgacctgtgaagtttccacttttttctattctataacAGTATTCAAAAATCGGATACAATAATAACACATAATCATATGCATACGGATGAGGTGTAATATCATTTCCGATTGCTGGTCTAATCCTAAACGGTTTCTGATGTCTCTTAGATGTGTCCAAACTGAAAATTACACATTGAAAAGCGTTAGTAATCGCAAGCAGAACTTGGTATTATAATGAGAGTTCTTAGAAAACacaattaattgttttaattattaaagATTTCGGAAAATGTAAGTTAATAAACACAACCATGGTCTCTTATAACTTATAGAGCAATCTGCGCAAGTAATGCTTAAGCTGTGCTGTATAATGAATGTTGCTGACTTGTGTCATTAATAAACAAAGACGTAGTCACGCATCTTATTAGAGTAGGCGAGAGTAATGCTGAAGTTGTGCTGTATAATGAATGTTGCTGATTGTTGTCATaatgaacacacacacacacacacacgcacgcacgcacgcacgcacgcacgcacacacacacacacacatatacgaACACAACCGAAGCCATGCTTGCTATGTTATAAGCACAAATAATACTGAAGCTTGTGTTGGTGTAATAACTAATCACAGCCGTAGTCGCACCTCTTATAATACTAGACTcaaaaaaagtaatattatatTACTCAAGTAATCAgtaaatacacacacacacacacacacataacgaACACAACCGAAGTCACGCTTGCTATGTTATAAACACAAATAATACTGAAGCTTGTGTTGGTGTAATAACTAATCACAGCCGTAGTCGCACCTCTTATAATACTAGActcaaaaaaaagtaatattatatTACTCAAGGAATCAGTAAATATACACAACCAAAGTTGTGTTTATTATAGAAGATTTCAGTAATACTTGTGTCTCTAATTATTAACAATGATCAGGCTTAGTGAAAACGGTCTGTACTATAACATTTAACTAAACTTTCAATACCGTGGTAATGAGGTTGGCATCTGGAAACCTCGTGTGTTTGGTGTAGTCGTAGATagaagtaattaaacaaatctgaaaaataaGATTCTCTATCATTGCAAACACGTGAAATGTTGCTATTAAGACCATTCTATCAAAACTGTAATTGTCGACCAATTCAATATCTCTAAATATTGCAAAGATCAGAACTTTCCTATTACCACCCTGGTAACTTTTAATtgaagtattatatatttaaggtaGTGTCTTATCTCTATACAGAAGTAAACGTAATACACAATTGTGCGGTTTGTATCAATCTAAAGGTAATCCATTGAAGTGTTAAAGTTTTTGTATTTTCAACTTACATTCGCAGTTGGAATTATAGGCAAGACATTCCAAGTAATGGTCATGGTTATCTGTAAAATAGAGAATATCATGGTTAAGAGTATagtataaaatcataaatgtatgCATGATACACGATCGACAGTTGCAGGCTATACAGTTAAGTATTTAATGATAAGTGTATGTATTATTCAAAATCGACAATATCAGGCTACATGCACAGTTAAGTATGCAATAATAAATTTATACAGTATTCATTAGCGACAATATCAGGCTACACAGTTTTATActcaataattaattaataaatgttttaataacaaCAATATCAGACTTAACAGTCtagtatgtaataataaatatatacccGATTAAAAATCGATAATATCAGGCTACACAGGGTAAAATTCAAAAATTGatgttaacatgtttaaatatcgACAATGTTCAGAAAtttcaaatggtattttttttatgGGTGAttaaaaaaggataaaatatttttacttccTAAAGGATGTACCACATCTCGAGCAAAGTCATGTGAGCACCGGCAGTCCTTTCCAGCGGAATTGTGGGATTGTATGTAtgctacaaaaagaaaaaagaaaaacactgcTTTTCACTGCTTTATTATcggttttattataaatttattatcaTCACCAGTATTTTTACTATTTGTTATCATTGTatctaaacataattatatatattttttggtaTAATTCTCTTTTTCTTACTATTTCTTTCAAATGCCCCAACTCAATCCCCCACCTCCAGCTCCCTCCACtgaggagcctccgtggccgagtgattaaggtcgctgacttcaaatcacttgccccatgtcgatgtgggttcgagcctcactcggggcgttgaattcttcatgtgaggaagccctccagctggcttaaagtaggtcggtggttctacccaggtgcccgctcgtgatgaaataatgcacggaggggcacctggggtcttcctgtaccattaaaaagctggaaagtcgccatatgacctatcatgtttgggtgcgacgttaaatccagaaaagaaaaaaaaagctccCTCCACTAGAAAAGGCTGCGACATGTCGTTTCAGTAATACAAAAGGTTTATTACCAACCGATTACTGATATTTTTGTACGTTCTACCTCCTTGGAATTAAACTTTATATTTAACcataaatgtgtcataaaatTATAAACGTGAATTTATCCAACTTACCAGCCATATTGTTTATCAGTTCTCGTAGACAAGTATGACTTTTAGACTGCAAAGGTTCTAACATGTGCCATACTATAAAACCaagaatattataataaaatgtgtctattttagaaaaaaaatatgtcccATACAGTGACTTTGCCTCGGAAAAATGCTGTAATAATACCCATCTGAACGACATACAATGataattccagaaaaaaaaatcaatgtctgAGATATATCATTACGATACTAACACGTTACTAAAGATTACTATCCTATCCATATCCTTGACGACTACTattaattattttctgttttgtgtGTATTCTGCTCCATGCCCGTTTGACGTAATGTCGTAGTAACTGTGACGAACAAACaatattcttctttgtttaacagaaAAAGAAATCATGTCGAGTAGAATTGAGATCAAGTATTTCCAGTGATGTGGAAACAAACTGTATTGGGTATAACACAAGTGCTGCACAACATAATAGACAGAGGGACATAATTTACTCTCTTTAATTTTAATATGCTATACTGTGACATGCATTTCTATGGTCATATTTAATTAAATCATCGTTCAAAACTTGCAATGTATCTGTTTCATATCTTAATgctttttttattctttcttcaaaagtttctttatttatttattcattttgttttcataagaaATATACTGTGCATCCATTTTATAAAAGGTAAAGTCAAAGTATGGGTCATCTATGTATTGTACTGTTATTTAATTGGCTGGATATTTCTTGGggtttaaatttacaaaatcatgAAGCATATTTGCTTTGGTACTTGCATATATGATACATTCTAAAATGTGAATTTCCTCATACAAAGATAGTTATACTGGATACATTAAGCACTTCTTTGAGCATACGTACTCTGTGTATCACTGATACATGGATGATTTTGGAGCTTTGTCAATAGAACTGAAAAACATAATGATTTACAATTCAAGCGGAGtagacaaaatgaaattaaaagatatataaagCGCTTTTTATTGTCCAAATCTGCGTGttgcttttaaaaaaatggcattagtgaaaattaatcattttagtTCAGAGCTATGAATCCTTTGTATTTTCAATCATCGCACTGTTGAAATTCAAGTACTTGATGTAAcattaatgaatttaaaaattacCGACGTGTTTTATATACCTGAAACAAAATTTGTTTACGTTAACCATTTTTCTCTTTATTGATGCAAATGAATATTCAACATCATCTACTGAACGTATATGTATTGTTTAAAACCACTGTCATATCCGATTTTGTCGAAAATATACATACCATTGTATTCGTGTATTTGGTCACATGACTGGTGTGAATGGTGCCCTTAAAGTATAGAAATAAAGTTCTACATGCAAAACTGGgaatgacaatttatatattttttgtatatatcatGTGTACGTATTGACTTTCTTTCTacaaaaaaatgagtattatatAAACAAAGTTGATAAACTGGTATTCTTAACACATAGAATCTATACTGGTTGCTAATACTTGCTATGTACAGATAACGCTCAGAAAATCATATTATGACTGGAGAGACTTCTCTACCCCAAACAAGAAAATTATTCACAGTAATTACTATAGTGGAAtttttctgccacgagatagctaggtagattACACGATAATAATGTAATCTTTTCAACAAATGTCCGCATTTTCCTGAAAtcatttcagcaataaataatattttcataagaATAATAATATGTTTCTATTTCCTGAAAACGTTTTAGCCTAAATTTCTTGTTAATGCTTTTGAACTGCCACGAGATGGTGGGTAGCTACCacaataatattttaaactttccagtAAAGTTATGCACTTTTCTCAAACGTTATCGCAGTAAGTTGTTTTCttgatataatttttatttccaggaaacgtttGGGTATTGAGATAAACTTATCAGAAAattcagaaatattaaaataaattctgAAAGTATCTAGATAGCCATCATCTGGCTAAGAAATGGCAGCCGTTGGCACTTACGCAAAATGTATCgagataataatgtaaattatcaaaataatatttcaatgaaacctTCAACTATttagataatcttttcagaaatcTCTATCACAATATCTTTTAAAGTATCGCGCTAGCTACTttgctatctcgtggcagaaaaaTGCCACCATAAATTACATGATCCCAACGTCGATTTGTTATCAACACCATGAGTATCCACCTTGCTAAAATGTAGTTTTGCATACCATCGTTCATTGTGAAATGTTATAAACTTACTTTCAACAtcattaataatttcaaaaagtttgaaaaaaaaacaacatttgtcaATGACCAAAATGAATAGTTATACTAATCCCATGTTTTCGTAAAACAAATGTCGGAATTAATTATCTTACATACATataacatgtatacatatttatttaccaggttaaaattatattttaaactttttaaccaagTGAAAAATTGTCCAAAAAAATGTGTTACTTACAGAGAAATGCAGACACATATTCCTTTCTCAGCACTGATGCACATACCAAACACACTGAAATCATActttaacatttgtttaataATTCATGATATTACTTGATTCCTTGTGTAAATAGTGTATGCTATATGACCGGTCTATAATCAACACATGTTTTCGGAGCTAATAAAACAAAGATTTGAACATGAAACTGcgaatgtcatgtaataaaacactttttaaatgGCTTACCGGTCAATGGTCGAAACTATCTGCCCTTGATTTTTCGGATCCAGGGCAATAGTTTTTACTATTGACTAGCAAGCCTCCAATAGGTGTATAATTACAGCTGTATGTGATTATAAGTTaactttatttattgtttaaGAAAAAGAGAGTTAGCTCAGTTGACTTTATATTGCTTATCATATTCctttttaatgttattgaaattgtgattttctaaaaaaaacagtTGCGTTTAAAATTTTCACAACAATCACTAAATATACCTGCCACGGGTAATTCGCCAATAGTTAGACATGGTTTACTGCACGTTACATGACCCTGGCTATGTTGTCTTAattgtaatttttcaaatatacCTGCCGTATTGCACAATACTGGATAAGCCGatctttttttcctttgattcgcTTTGCTATTATTAAAAGTCACACTAAGACATATGAAGTTTACATGGAGACTTTTTTATGTTGGGGAAAGGCCTACATGCCCTCACAACATTATTTTAGGCACAAGAGTAGAACTATCGAGCTttcgtaatccagctggatggcttcttcaaaactaagaattctacaccccaagcgaTGTTCTACAGTAATTCTGAGGACTCTTGTAATTCTGAGGACTCTTGTTATTCTGAGGACTCTTGATTTCCATTTTAAATAGTTATTGCCTGATAACGAAAATATTTAAGTTGTCTTAAAAACACAATACGCTTAGATATGTTTACATGTATGTTCTAaaagatatttatattatattatagagTACTTACAGAGAAACCTGTACAATGTATATGCCATTGTACACAAATATAAATGTTCCCTTCAATCTAAATTAGACATAAGGAATGCGCCCTACGTAGAATCTTGATAGGACACACTGCGATTTGATTCTATATTTGGAACGAACATGTCACGGTCAtactttatcaaaatgaaattataaccTATATCTTAGAGGGAGGGGAGCGCACAGCtataatattaaacaagagccatgtcagacacggctaatccccccaccgggcatatcataattgaaggatgtggtccgcatcaggggttttaagatgtggaagaaagaataagtcagtagtgaggtggtttactgctaaattttattaattttcatgaagagtataactatgatgtttttctatatggctactgtaaaaagaaggaatggaaagctaacagggaacaagagtgccagaatgtcacaatatatgcccgtcaaagcaaatttctttactctagcagctgtatttgcaaatggaatgttaattttgtggttgtttagtaatcattgtaagtcttttgttctttaaagtccacaaaaaaactccttactaggtagagataccttatatataataaaattaataaaatacacctaaaactggagagtaacatctatgctgtactacagaaaagtggtcttgttttttccctagggtcaattataaaaatgttacaatataagttatttatagtaacaactaagggaagttaatctttaaaaaaaaaaaaaaaaaaaaaaaaaaaattgcaagtccgcacaaaaatctttatcaggaagagactggtcaaaatacacctcaaaattggatttagcatgtttgttgtactacagaaaagtggtctcgatttttccctacgactagtaatgaaaaagttacaataaaagctatttaaagtagcaacaaagggaagtaattctaaagaagggaactgcgcatgacacttcgtctcatgatggtgtataattgtgccaagttacatcaaaatccctccatgcatgaagaagaaatgcttcggacaaagtcattcttgtatctgacctttggcctctaagtgtgaccttgaccttaggcctagtgacctggatcttgcgcatgacactccgtctcgtggtggtaaacatttgtgccaaaatctctcaatgcatgaagaagaaatgctccggacaaggtttttattcttgtatcctttgacctctaagtgtgaccttgaccttagacctagggacctagttcttgcgtatgacactccgcatcgtggtggtaaacatttgtgccatgatatatcaaaatccctccatgcatgaagaagatatgctccgggcaaatttctttaagaaaaaatgataaaggggaataactcaaaaaataggcaaggtagagttattgttcttgcacattgcactttcTCCCAATATGTTCTatcagtgtgtgaagtttgaagaaaatccctccagtacttttggggttatgctccggacaaaatgttttaagaaaatatgataaaggggaataactcaaaaaataggcaaggtagagttattgttcttgcacactgcacttcctcccaatgtgttctatcagtgtatgaagtttgaagaaaatccctccagtacttttggagttatgctccggacaaatttttttaagaaaataagataaaggggaataactcaaaaaataggcaaggtagagttattgttcttgcacgctgcacttcctcctaatgtgttctatcagtgtatgaagtttgaagaaaatccctcaagtacttttggagttatgctccggacaaatatcgttgcggacgcacggacgcacggacggacggacgcacggacggagagcatttctaatatccccttcacctttggtgggggatATATTATGTGAAGTCGGTGCGTACTTATTCCCTTTTATAAGATTTATagacatttattttgtatttgtcagAATTTTCAGATAAATACACTGTTATTCTATCCATTATATATTCTCTTCTAAAACCAGAATAAAGATGTTTTGCCTTTTATAAATTGAGGTAATGTTTGTTAAAATGAGTGACAAATTCAAGAAGCCAGAACCTAATGAATAATAAGGGAAGTTGCGTGGGAGAAACCTAATGACGAGTATCTTTCTTAACCATGTTGTCTTGCAATGTGAACAAGAGTGTTTCATCGGATTCTTTCACAGActaaggataaatatccaacaggaaaaaaCACGTTAAAACACACAGTTTCCCTAAGCATGTgaacgcgcacacgaccaacacacactcTCTCAACACACATTCAAAACAAGTACACAAAGACAAAACGAATAAAGAAAGAAAGGCAGAAGCTACagttacaaaaaaatcagatacatccgcagatgtgttcatacggcggagGACATGGAACGTTCAATGATAATTCCATggaaagcggcgtatggtccccagttacaAAAATGCTTGTCCTGCCCTTTACGAGAAAACAAAGACCGAGTTAAAGGACACTGTAAGAAAGGTATAAATTGAGCGGGTAAGCTACAACTAgcaagaaaaaaactttaaaaacttcttttaaaaaataacacattttgatggggttttttttaactTACATATGCCCTGAATGTCGGAAAGTTTGTTGGAACCCAGACTTGTATTTGTAACTGATATGTGAAGTCATACAAATTTCCTTATACCTCTACAAACGAAGAATACGCCATTCATTCAAAACGTGAAATATCTCAGGCGTGTGCCACTTAGCTGAAGGACAAATTATATGATAGTACAAACTGCAAATCAATGTTATTTAAACAAGGCAATAGGTAAAATTTGAATGTGGTTTTTACAAACAGACTTCTGTTCTTCAATTTAGGTCAATGTACCCGATAACTTTAAACTGTTGCTATTACCAATGTACTTTTAATAgacaaagaaacattttaatgtGACTCTTCTTGTGGGTTATTTTTCATTGCTTTTAGCAGATACATGATGGACAAAAAATCTTTGAATGTGACTAACTATTGGACTAATGTCCTCCAAGTACTATAAGGTAAATGGAAAAAGAAACGTTTGAATGAGACATTTACATTGGGACATTTGCCCTTGACTTTTGTAGGTAAATGGACTAAGTAACCTTTGAATGGGACTTTTATTGTGGGAATTCTTTCATTAAACTGTTATTAGATTAATGGACAAAGAGACATTTGAATGCGGCATTTAATGTGGAACATTTGTCCTTGGTTTCTGTAGAAAAATGGACTAACTAACCGTTGAATGTTGCTTTTACTGTGGGACGTCTGTCCTTAAAGTAGTTCTACACGTTTGGATAgaaattttttctacagtgtagaattggattaaactttgatttttcaaaacttcagaatatacctagtaaattcagcaaataaaaaagatagggaaatcattactttcataacattttcgcggatagaattttttctacaatgtagattttgatgaaacttctcacagctgGTAATAAATAAATGGCCTATGatttagataaataaaatgtataggtccgtgtgcttatttttgagatatttgagcATGATTAAAGTGAATCAaacatttcatgctaattttaagaaaacattttaattattttaacggGTCGTAtgttttaatacaaatgtatcatattttgactttagaaatacagcaacagtgccattgtaataaattttactcacaaatttcaatttattcataaaatgattttaatttccttacgccaaatccaggctttattctacgttttccggatgaatgacgttatgccatcacttccggtttatcaaacgtgcagaactaccttaacttatTATTATGACTGTAAAAA is a genomic window of Mercenaria mercenaria strain notata chromosome 18, MADL_Memer_1, whole genome shotgun sequence containing:
- the LOC123539423 gene encoding uncharacterized protein LOC123539423: MAYTLYRFLLCLVCASVLRKEYVSAFLWHHSHQSCDQIHEYNVLLTKLQNHPCISDTQIWHMLEPLQSKSHTCLRELINNMAAYIQSHNSAGKDCRCSHDFARDVVHPLGNNHDHYLECLAYNSNCEYLFNYFYLRLHQTHEVSRCQPHYHVWTHLRDIRNRLGLDQQSEMILHLIQTYSNGHENVCKCHQDAKTTTTERSLVKSTLPLRVTEIHQVTTNLTNPTTIEPVVQTIPSTQSSVKITSTCQKYRSVSNIAVGEISSHPLAYLCPSGNRTSNEAFVLVNCNVGSPANWIKGLNVMENCDRIPTYTPIATFGAEYLGIHEHKGLSGIFLGCIPGGFKMAYQDCDTSATIKHIENGNGSGIDDPNTYFVIV